The proteins below come from a single Acidovorax sp. NCPPB 4044 genomic window:
- a CDS encoding GNAT family N-acetyltransferase, with the protein MSAPTTEPAAPPGHAAPRRGAPVVVPIRSLGPEHRGRIAVHLLRLTPADRYLRFGYAASDEQVLRYVQQLDFVRDEVFGIYNRRLELIAVAHLAYGGQPEHRACAEFGVSVLAQARGRKFGARLFERAVMHARNRDVQMVFIHALSENTAMLRIARNAGAMVRRDGSESEAYLELPPAGLQSRMAQKVVHGLAEMDYQLKRQARQFRAFLAGMQAARSGGPPAG; encoded by the coding sequence ATGTCCGCCCCCACCACCGAGCCCGCTGCCCCGCCAGGCCATGCCGCCCCACGGCGCGGCGCGCCCGTCGTGGTGCCGATCCGCTCGCTGGGCCCCGAGCACCGCGGGCGCATCGCCGTGCACCTGCTGCGCCTCACGCCCGCCGACCGCTACCTGCGCTTCGGCTATGCGGCCTCGGACGAACAGGTACTGCGCTACGTCCAGCAGCTCGACTTCGTGCGCGACGAAGTCTTCGGCATCTACAACCGCCGGCTCGAACTCATTGCCGTGGCGCACCTGGCCTACGGCGGCCAGCCCGAACACCGGGCCTGTGCCGAGTTCGGCGTCTCGGTGCTCGCCCAGGCGCGCGGCCGCAAATTCGGCGCCCGCCTCTTCGAGCGCGCCGTGATGCATGCCCGCAACCGCGACGTGCAGATGGTGTTCATCCACGCGCTCAGCGAGAACACCGCCATGCTGCGCATCGCCCGCAACGCCGGCGCCATGGTGCGCCGCGACGGCTCGGAATCGGAGGCGTACCTGGAACTGCCCCCGGCCGGCCTGCAGTCGCGCATGGCGCAGAAGGTCGTGCACGGCCTGGCTGAAATGGACTACCAGCTCAAGCGCCAGGCCCGGCAGTTCCGGGCGTTTCTGGCGGGGATGCAGGCGGCGCGGAGTGGCGGGCCGCCGGCCGGGTAA
- a CDS encoding DUF2628 domain-containing protein, protein MLTNTNHQQYNPKWQFRFNFFDTHGEPKSPEFKEAMKQLPFKQKLLININWYAICFGFIYFFILGLWRKALSLLGGILVLAFTLGAISDGLANGIGIAFSLLAGMTANYAYYLKETKGSNGWNPFEGMRW, encoded by the coding sequence ATGCTTACAAACACAAACCATCAACAATATAACCCCAAATGGCAATTCCGCTTCAACTTCTTCGATACACATGGTGAACCGAAATCGCCTGAATTCAAGGAGGCAATGAAGCAACTGCCCTTCAAACAGAAACTGCTCATCAATATCAACTGGTACGCCATCTGTTTTGGCTTCATCTATTTTTTCATCCTCGGGCTTTGGCGCAAGGCCTTGAGTCTGCTAGGAGGCATCCTGGTTCTGGCCTTTACGCTGGGCGCGATCTCCGATGGCTTGGCCAATGGCATCGGCATTGCGTTTTCCCTGTTAGCCGGCATGACGGCCAACTACGCGTACTACCTCAAGGAAACCAAAGGAAGCAACGGCTGGAATCCATTTGAAGGCATGCGCTGGTAA